The Zootoca vivipara chromosome 5, rZooViv1.1, whole genome shotgun sequence genome includes the window TTCCATATAGACTTCAATACGTTTGATGAAGTTAGccaagaggggaaaggggagaaggatcATAGCTCAGCACAACACGTGCTTTAAATGCGGAAGAtctcagattcaatccttggcatctcctggtGGGGATAGGACAGTTTCCTTTCTTAAAATTTGaagagctgcagccaatcaaCTAGAAATGGGACTACAAAGTAGCAGAGGCAGGTTAGGGGAGTGTGTATACTTTTGGCACtgcacagggtgccgctgaaatttgagacccactGTAAGGCAGCCAGTTTTAAGAAATTAAAAATTAGCAAGGTCTCTGGTGCAAATgagtaaaattataattatagaaTTATAAAAGTCAGAGGGGTGAAAATGGCATCAGATAATGTGCCACCACCTCTCAGTTCCTAGTAGCAGATTGTGTGAAAACCAGCAGTTCAGGTGTTAACACTAAGCCCAAGTGAACTGTTCATAGGTGAACATTTGAAGCCTTACCTAGGAACTGCAGAACACTGCTGAAGCCATTGTAGATCCATTCAAATATGAATGACATTGTGGGAGATCAATTGCCtaggagaaaaataaaagcaattgttTGTGAATTTTGGCTATATACTAGAACATTTCAGCTACCATAATTTCCTATGAACTAGAAAGTTGCCATTTAAGAAGGaccagcagaaaaacaaaactgaGTGGTAACTACGAATATAGCAGGGACAAATCAACACTTCCTCCCTCAAGCAGGGAATATAAGCTAAACAGTTTTCACAATGACTCCTATGTTTTCAACTGACTCTCTGTACCAGCATATTTGATATGCATAGCAGGTTACTCTAACCCCATATGAAGTCAAGATCTATTCTTAGTAGAAATGTTATGAGGTGTCTTCCCAAAGCTTCTAAATATGTATTACTTCTTATGCAAGACTTTGAGTGACAATCACAAAAAGAAGATATAGAAGAGAAATTAAATTGATTTCTCTTGGTTGGGAGCCTTTAATTTCAGGTTTATGCACCAAAACAAGTCTTTAGGGGCCTTTGTAAAGGGCTAACAAGTGCCCCAACTACCATATAGCTGTGGATCCCCTGCCTTGTCACTGCGTATGGTGAACACAAATAAAGGTTCTCCTTCTGCAGCTAGTGTGTTTAGGAAATACTCAAGTAAGCAGGGTACATGAGACACTTGCATCCATTTctttcaggagacaatggaagaatgcatGGATACACATTCATCTTAACAGAGGGTGGGAAAAGTTGTTCCATGTTCAGTATGGACCACAGCAGGTGAAACATGgcccacaaaacacacaataacACTTACTATGCTCACAAATGTTCTTACAAAGAGTACCCATGGATACCAATATTAAGGCCGTTTAATTGGTGCACAGACCACATCTTCTTCGGTTCATCTAATTCCAAATGGATAACTTTTAAACTTCTAATGTATTTATAAATTCAAAAGCATGGAATCCAAATGTTACAACAAAACTGCTGCTTGAATTACAAGAGAGAGTGGAATCCAAAGCAAAGGCTACAGGACCCACAATTTggctaaaattgggggggggggtagggggggacATTTTCCTCATAAATTTGAACACTGAACAAGTTAACCACCAACTTTTCTGTCTGAAGTCTACCATTACCAGATAATAATATTGCCAGCACTTACAGAGTGCATTTGGAGTTACTACTAATAAACTAAATGAACTTCCATAACTTCTAGGATAGAGGGCATGAATTCCAGAAAGGCTTATGGCTCAAAACATTTTGGTTATTTTAAAAGTTAGCTGTCAAACTATTCAGTTACCTGTGGGGGAAAGTATTTTTAACATAAATTTACAAAGGTTACAGCAGGGTTTCCTATACTTGTGTCTCCAGCAATTTCTGGACTgccaattcccatcgtccctaaccactggtcccgctagctggggatgatgggagttgtagtccaaaaactgctggtgacccaagtttggggaacccggGGTTACAGTACACTCCCAAGAAGAGAACAGCATCACCCACCAGTTCATCAATGCTCACATAAAATCCAAATGCCAAGACTGGGTTGCCATCTTTCCCCCCTACCCCTTGTGACTAACCATtacatcaggggtcggcaaggtttacctcacctggggcggttcactccagcagagatttctGGCGTCTGCATGAGTGccgtggaagcaagtccccacgccacactggtttagcgcagcgcgtggggACTTTCCAAacgggcagctcatgggccggttaaatgatcCCCCTGggtcgcttgtggcccatgggccttaggttgcctacccctgcattacATAATAACCAGAAACCCAACAGGTGAACAGAATTCACTTGCCACGACTTGGGAGCCTCCCATATATTTCTTTAAGGAAGCTAAGTGCCTATGAGCGAAGGGATAAAGGTGGCAATCCTACAGAGAGCAAGCTGCCTTAGGGCAAAGCCAAAACCAAGGATGAGTAGTGGGTGGGCGGAATATACTGCTAGCAGTTCCGGCTATTCAAACCAACTATAACCTTACAACCCAAGCCAGCAACTAGCTGGAGGACAACCAGGGTGGCAAGCCAAAGAcccgtgcctcccccccccccacaaaaatgcaCAGATGTCACCCTCATTCTCAAGAGACGGGCATAGATATTTtctgtggggggggagaggtcccCACTCCACTGTTTCGGCACTCGCGCTTTCCAGCTTCGATTTTACAACACCAGTTTAGCATTACAACACCATTCTTAGTATTAATACCCCACCTACCCTTTTGTTTTTGAGGAGGGGAAGGATGGAAATGAGAAAGGTGGGCTGTCAGCAGATGAACCTTGGGGACTTCGGAAACCCAAAAAATAAACTAAACGAGAACGacggagagagggaaggagttgaggggggggggagagagagagagagaaggcaatcCCGGCAAGCCACGTAAGAGAAGGAAAAGGCTCTCTAGCTAaggccgagagagagagaaccgTTGAGCCGGTCCCGAGAGGTCAATGGACAGacggagagagagacagacacaaacacacatccaTCGCCCTCTCCAAGGCCACCAGAAATTTGTGATTGAGAGAGGGGAATAAATTAtcgagggggggagggagagagagagagaagagcggCTCCGTCGGGCTCCGGCCTCCTCAGACcactcctccccgcccccacctcgCCTGCGTGTCACTtgctcgcttccctccctccttccctccctccgtctcacccgcccgcccgcccaggCCCAACACCCATCCCGTGCCGCAGCCCCCGTGTTCCCCCGCGGCCTCCCCTCGCCCAGCGGCGCCTCCCTGTTACCGGactgggcggcagcagcagcctcgACCAACGACGACGGCAAGCGGCTTCGACGGCTCCCCCTCACCCCTCCGCTCTCGCTCCTCAGCCGCCAGCGACACGCCGGAACTACGTAGCATCTCCTGCCTTCTCAGCGGCAGAGGCTACTTCCGGTGacgagggaaagggggaggagctGGAGCGGAAGGCGACGCCGCCTGCCCGCTACGTGTCCTGCGAGAGACGCAAGGATGGAGGCTCCGCCCACCGAGCGTAGAACGCAGGGTGTAAAAGGCTACGAATCCTAGAGTGGCAGCGTTCGAAGGGAGCCCGATGGTcaactagtccagccccctgcaatgcaggaaactccaCATCCCAACGGGAGCGCGGGGGATAACATCCCATCCAACCTGAAACCATACCGGACTCTGATTAGCTTTGTCAATGTgctagctgggatagctcagttggtagagcctaatgagtctcttaatcttacgagttgtgggttcaagtttTATGTTGGGCAACAGATTCCAGCATCGCAgggtttggattagatgacctccgggggggtccccttccaactctatgattcgctAATTCAGTTCGGCTGTCCATAAGAATGTAAGGAAGGTCCCTGCAGCTCAACCACCCTTCCATTGCCGCATGCTGCTCTTGCAGTCGCCGCGCGGGTGGGAGCAGGGCGTGAGCGCAGTAGCCGTCTTGCCCACTTGCGATCTCTCCACCCCAGCAGTGGGTGTTTCCGAAGCAGGACGCAGCCACTGTGGCTAGTGGCCACTGACCAGGCTTATCCTCCATGCGTTAGTTTTAAGCCTGTTTTAAAGCCTTCCCACttggtggccatcgctacctTTTGTAGTAGCTGATCTATGTGCTGTGTTAAGAAGTGGTGTTGTTGCCCTAATCTTGCAACATTCATTGGAAGGCTGTGGGTTCTCTATAACATAGGGTATTTCCTTCTCCCTTTGCGGGTTTCTCTTCACAAGGGAGAGAAAGCCCAACATTCGATCatatgttaaggagatgagtaattatataacatttgggaaatatctgaaggcagcccagtatagggaaacttttatatatatatgctggaagtTGCCCAAAGTGGCcggaacaacccagtcagatgggtgggatacaaattattTTGAACTGCATTTCCCAGTTTAATGCCCATTCACCCACTTTGGCAAGATACTTTTGAGTGCCTCACAACTCACCCCAACTCTAGGTCATTTATGAATTGGTGGAAAGTGAGAGCACCTCATACCAATCCTGGAGGGGTGTCAACTTTCTACATCCCTCTGTGGGAAGAAATGCCCACTTTTACTCTCTCTGCGTTCCTCAAACAGTTACTGATCCGCAAGAAAACATGGCTGTGGTGTCTTTCCCTCCCATCTCCACTGAGCTTGTCCTACACCACTATTTACTTTTCTTCAGCCAGTTTAAGTCCTGCTTGCGTACGTTGTGTGtgtcaggggtggggagaggagtaaAACAGGTTACACTGCATCACAACTCAAATTTCCCAGTCCTGCCCCCATTGCAACCTACACTACCAAAAATGCAGTTGTTACAATAAATTCACCCGCACTAGTCAATGGAAGGGCAAAATAGGCGGCCCAGGAACAGATGGTAGAACCAGGAGTTCCAGAACAAGGTATACTTTAAAAATTAGGGTAAGGAAAGTACTTGAGATGTCCTTGACTGCTTGAATTCTTTTATGAAACTTCAAGAGCTTATTCTCTGTCAAGCGCTCAAAATGTTCCTTGCTAAGAGGACTGTCTGCTTTCCCACACAAGTATTCATAATCATAATGATCCCAGTGAGAAAATCCATCATCTTCAAACCTCACCTCATTACTGAAATTTTCACCCCGTCTCCAGTACAACAAAAGACATTTATCATAATGCTGCTGCCAGGAGGGGAAGCTTTGCTATCTTATTCCGAACTACACAAACAGCATTTCATTTGGAACAGAATAGTATTCTGTCCAAATCAATGAAACAGGTCTTTCAAAAACAGAAAGCCTCAACAGAAATTTTAATGGAAAAAAGCCGTGCTGCATTTTAACACCAAAACATGACCTCAAGGAAGTGTGCGGCAAATCCTTTTGAAGAATTTCAAGTTCTGCATAGAACAGTCAGTGCCATTAATGGACACACGTTACCGGAAACTCCTTCCTATCAGAAAGTAGCCTTCCATGTTCCGCATGAGGGGCCCTAGGGCCCAGTGCAGGCTAACTGGCACTTAGTATGAATTGCAAAGCTGACACTCCAAAGTAGTCAACACCaagcaaattacagctcccatcatagaGAAGCAAGGATGGGGGCAACTGCCTGTCTGTCATGGCCCTGCTGCTCAGACATAGCGTTCACTCTCATTGCGAGGCATTCAAAGCTGCGTATCGTTTGAGTATGGATATTGACTCTATAATTTCGCATTAAGTGAGCTCTCCAAACCATCCTTTTTACTACCACGTAGAATAAGCCAGAGTCCACTGCTGCCAACAAATGTAGCTTAGCTGGGGGATTTGTGGTACATGTAAACCTGCCAGAACTGCCACCCAAATTATGGCggccccactcccaccctgtgcACATGATTCAGTGTTAAAAGCATAGGTGCACAGGCCAGAAACTCCACTCACAGCATTAATGCTGCTAGGCTACCCACCCCCAGTCTCCAAAggatccagtggggggggggagggagagggcagcCTGGCAGTGCTATGCAGAATTCCCGGCCTACATGTCTACTCTGTTCTTGCTAGTGCCACAACCTGAAAGGCCATGTTCCTGACATATCAGTGTAGTATACCGGTAGATGATGGGGGCAGTGAACGAGGGACAGGCATGTGCAGCACCACAAGAAGGCAAGGAGCATGCCCACCAACTAGGAAATGGAATGTAGTGGGTGTCATTATCCGCCCCTTCAACCTGTCAATGGCAGCTCTACCTACCAAGCACTGCAGTGAGGAAGTTGCGGCCATAATTTCTTGTGAGATGGGAGGGTTAGGAGACTACTCCAGAGCTACCAAACCAGCCATAGCTAACACAAGGATTGCTTGAAAAGTGGTGTACTTTCGCCTCATCTCAAGCAAGTTAAGGTTAGTGACAGGGAGAGGCATCTCCGACTTCCACAataatgttgctgtttttaaaacaggagtggggttttttttcagaATCCAATGCTTCTTTTTACTCCATCTTCCATTACGCACGCTTCTCTCTACATGACCGCATGAGATTTCAAAACATCATTAAGGAGACAAGACTTCAGAATGAAGCAAAAATTCTTCATAAGCAATGAAAGCGGGTATCTACACACAACTGGGTTATGCAACAGTGATTTGCCATGATGTTCAAGTAGATTTTGAAGACTGTCAAGCTGGTGTTTTACACAAGAACTGCTCCGATGCTAGGATCTTGATATATTTTGAGCATATATTCCAAGCACACGTTACTGGTAGGTTTGCAAAAATCTGTTACATCATCATAAACTATTTTACATGTTTCAATACAGGACTGCTCTTGAAATCGAAGTTCTTGGCTCTCATCTAGTTGTGCACAAGTGTTTCCTGGTGTTGTGGTAGCAACTATGGCAGCATCTGCTTCGGTCACTTTTCATAGAAGTACCACCTGTCCACTGGGTTTTAAAGGCAAAGAAATGGAGAAAGGAGACAAAACCTTTAGCATCATAATGTAACTTGGCAAAAATTATTTATAAGGCATTGCAAATCACCATTCTAAAATGTGAAGCAAACTTCATGCACACCAGTTATTCAGTGCTAATTTCGATATAATTTATCCTGGCTTTTGTTCTTAAAACTGGAGGTTTTAGAAGCAGCTTAGAGAGCAGACAAACAAATGCTTGTGTCCTTTGTACTGGCAAGTGGACAGGTACCAGGCATTTGGCTAGAACGGCCACTGCAAGCTTTGCGCCTGGAACTATGTCTTGAGCTTACATTGGACCATTTGCATATTAGAAAGACAGCCCTTCAACATTTACTGGTAACTCAGAACGTGAAAAGAAAAGTTGGACTATATGTAATTCCTGGGAAACTGGGTCATAAAGTGAGGGTTGTCAAATGTTGATGTTAGACCTCCCGTAAGCATTAACAGATCTTTTAGATGAAGGAAACTTGGCGAGTGCAGTTTTACAGATACCTAAGGCACTGCatctagggacgtgggtggcgctgtgggttaaaccagagcctagggcttgcggatcagaaggttggcggttcgaatccccgtgacggggtgagctcccgttgctcagtcccagctcctgccaacctagcagttcaaaagcacgtcaaagtgcaagtagacaaataggtaccactacagcgggaaggtaaacggtgttttcgtgtgctgctctggttcaccagaagcggctttgtcatgctggccacatgacctggaagctgtacgctggctccctcggccaataattcgagatgagcgccgctaccccagagtcggtcacgactggacctaatggtcaggggtccctatacctttaaGGCACTGCATAATAAGCTGCCTGTGTCAGAAGTGCTACACAAATGATAGGGAGGAGCTCTAGTGTTGGTTTTCCCTTGTCCAAGTCTTGCAAACAAGATATTTAGCTCTAATAGGGTAGTAGTTTAAATTTAAAGGTCAGTGCCATGCAGGTGAGGATGCAGAATGAGAGCTCTTAACTGATGGCTCCCACTCTCCAAGAACATAAATACACACACTTCTCAAATTCACTCTTTGAATTAAGGTTACCTTCTGGTGGTATTGGATCGGCTGGTCCACAGGCAGGTGCCTGGAGGAAAAAGAGGAGAGCATTAAATCCAGGATTCCTGCTAAATATAAAAACTCAGTTTCTCTTTCACATCAATACGTGAGAttttgcaaataaatgcaataattgtaataatttaaATGCCATACAGTCATTGCCCTTTCTGGTATTAACTGAATGAAAAACAAGAACTCTTCTGATGCTCCCAGTAAAACTATACATCTGAGGAGCTGGAACTTGAGACTAAAAAGACAACCCCTTAATGTGTCCTAGAACCAAGTGCTGGCATTCTGATGTGGAGCTGGCATTTTGCAGTTGCTGCAAACCAATCCCAACCAGAATCAATGACCTTATTTTGCACTCATGTTTAACCAAATCCATTAGAATGTGCATTTTTAGTCATTATACTAGGCAGCATCCCTGCATTTCCCCAGATGATCAGCTAAAGAGCAGGGGGGAGCCATCGCGGTTCACAGTGACAGCTTTCCATTCCTTGCACGAgagcagagaaggaaaggaaaggaggaataGAAATTGTaggcctatggggggggggagagaagaggagggagggtggAAGTACAGTGTGCTCTCTTTgcacaggtaaaataaaaaacaggAGCTGATACAGCCTGAACTGCCTTAGGACTAGTGAAGGAAGCTATGCCTCTCCTAGCACTCGCATGGGTGTTCTTATGAGGGCTTCCCATCATTTACAAAACATGGGTTTAGGAGGATATTTCTGCCCATGGTGTCAATGAAGTGGTATTACGGAAACATACGGTAGGGTGGTACCTGTAAATAGTGATTACCTGGATAATTGTAAAAAAATGCTAATACTAATAGGCATAGGCTGCACTACTAATCAGATTTGACAGTCTCTTCTCTCAAAGTGATGGCTGTGCAATAGGAGCAATCATCCCAGGAGCAGAAGGTGTCCAACATTCAGAACTGGGTGTAGGCTgtgctttaaataaaatatacacaaCACCGAGTTCTGCACCATGTAGAAGGCATAAAGCAAGCCTGCTTAATGTGCATCACTTATTCATGAGGATAGGTAAATGAACTATTTGGGACATGGAAGGACCCACCTTTGGACCACGACAGATTTCACCAGGCACTTTTTTTTGCCCACCCAGACAGCCACCTTCTTTCAAAGAAGTTGAACAGAAagatttctaagatgctgagttCTGCAGCCAATACCACATTTGGCGGCATTTCCTCTTTTGCATGGAATGCAAATTAGAATGGTGTCCTTACATGTCCTGGGCATAGAAATTAAACAGATCTGCTTACCTCTCCCACAGTAGCCCCCGCAGATGCTTGATCACAATGGCAAGGGCTGTCCGGCAAAGTTGCATTTGTGCTAGAAGAGAAAGTTCCGTTATAGAAGTAACCATATTTTCGCTCCCTGCATATTTATTCAATATGAAAATACTGAAATATATTCCTAACcctgacatacagtggtacctctacttactaatttaatgcgttccgaacacacacttgtaagtcgaaaaaatttgtaagtcgaatcccatattgggagaaaaaattcgtaagtagaagcaaccctatctaaaaatttgtaagtagaaaaaatcctatctaaaccacatccaagatggcggacggagctccattcgtgagttattcgtaagtagaggtaccactgtatttcaaaatgaTGCCTGCGTTAGGAGTGCAAATGCTAACAGCAACGTTTTTAGGCGTTGTGTATGACCGTCCCTCTCATTTAATTCCATCTCTTTAAAAGCCCAAGACTGGAAGAAGAAGTGTAGCAACTTACCAGCAAATTTCTCCACCTGTTTTGTTATTTACTAGAGCCTTCCAGTAATCATGGGTGTCTCCGATAATCTTAATTGAAAAGTCCTATGAAATAGAGAACAGAACAAGTTCAGTGCCTCTTCTCAGTATCTGCAATGCAGCAATGCCTTGTGTTTAGTGCAACAAGTACTTCTCTAGTCTAGGCAATAACTGCACAAGCCTGCATTGTGTCCCATCCTAATTTGTCAATGGCATTCTAGTATTAATCTGTCCATTTCATTATGTGCTGCATTCTCAAGGAACATGGAAACAAttcgtcttttttaaaaataatgttgaaGTGGCACATTTCTGGATGGCAACTAGGTTTTAACAAGGGCTGTACTTTGAAATGGCATAAGATGGAGGGCCAGCCAAAGTTCTGCAACGGCAAGACACAAAGGGCTCTTCCAACTCGGCATGAACAAATCAGTGTATTGATTTGAACATagaaatgttaaaagaaaaagataaatccTGCAGCTTCGCCTCTAGCCAAGTGGCAGGAcagagaaatataaataaatgtgcttGTTGAGCCACAACagtctccagtgaaaatagaaagaaaaacaagaaatgaACAGCCAAGTTTTAACAAGTAATAAATATTATACAACCTAACAGATGAGAAAGGGAATTAAAAGCTCTTTGCCTATGGCTGAGCTGttacagtgtgtgtttgtgtgtataaacAAACATATGGCAGGATATGTACATTTGTCTGTTTAATAGGTTTTTTAACTTCCAGCTAAAGGAAATAAAGCTCTCATCAGCAGCTACTTTCCCCACAGAATGAAGCATAAAGAACTCTGGCTCCCCATGGTATTGTCAATTACCGAAAAGGAGTTGTTGCAGACAGGGGTAGTGTGAAAGAGGGGAGGCATTCTTTCAGACACTGACGGATATCCATCAAGATGCAAACATACCTTGTCTTTAAATTCTCCATTGAATGCAAATTGGTTTTCCGGCTTCCCATCAGGTACTTTGTATTTTCTAAACCAGTCCACCGTCGCTTCTAGATAGCCAGGCTTCAACGTCCTGACATCATTGATATCTTATAAAAATAAGAACCATGCATTCAGAACCCAGTTACGAGTATGAATTACAGGACACTAAAAGGACATGCCTTAGATTGAAGAACATGCTTTACTCCTCAACCCTACCACCATACCCATTCTCCTGCCTAGTTGCAATTGTTCCAACATGGATAAGAGGTTTGTCGAGAGCCTGCAAACATAGATACAAGAACCTAGATAGATAGAATCTATCACTTTGCATGTgcactcttcttttttttctgaacCACAGCCAAGATCTTACATCTTAGCACAACATTATTCTTATCTTTCTCAGTGGACTCTTGTTGCAAGGGCAAAGTTGGCAACCCCACCCCTATACAAGAAAGAGTCAAATCTAAGAACTCCCACCAAACTGAAAAAACAGAACCCATTGCCTTAACTGGTGTGTAGAAAGTCAAGAGGAAAATCACATGCAGTGAAGAATAATTCAAAGCTAGGCTGGTGTTTTATAAAGGTACTGCACCGAGACCTGTGCAGTCTTCCTATCCATGACTCAAAGTATGACGATTTATGCAGCCCTGACCACACCTTAGGCTCCATTTGGCACAGAATTCACCTACACCAAGAAAGGGAGAAATCTTCCTGGTCTTTGTAACTGGGTCTCCAAGCTACAGATAAACTCCAGGTAGCAAAGTCTCAATACAATGCTTGCACTTCCTTCTGTAAACAAAGCAACTGTTGTTTCTGGCACTTAACACACTAATCACCATTACTAAATTagtctctttttttgcccaaggaaATTCAAAGCAACTTAGAAAACAACAATGTTTGGTCCAAATATTTCTTGCTTGTGCTTTTACCAGTAGTGTAAGTTCCACCTGTTCTAAATGAAGTGGAACCTACAAAACTTTGATTTACTCAAGACTTCAGTCCCTGCATACAGCTAGGCCTCAGTTCAAGACAAGTAGGATTATCATTATTACCATCCATCCATGAGATTTGTGCAGTAGTGATGTTAGCGTCCTGCTAAAGGTTTGTTAACAACCTGCTACATATTCCATGGATCTGGGAATACATTGTTCTCGAGACATAAGCAGCATCATATTACCTGTGCTCTACACAGACCTCACCTTGCCTTGCTGGGCATttgaagggagaggaaggaaagttcTGATCACTTCAGTGCTACTTACTGTTCAATTTAGCAGCATCAGGGTCTTCCGTGTTGATTGCAATGATCTTCCAGTCTGTTTCGGACTCATCAATCAACGCCAGAACACCCAGCACTTTCACTTTAATTATTTCTCCTCTGCTGCACACCTGATGGAGTAGATGTTCCTCATTAATAAGATGCAAAGACCAAAGAAAACAATTCAAATAAACCATAACAGTTAAGTACTGCAGTATCTCTCACTGATTGCTCAGCAATAGGCCTGAACCACTTATTCTGCCCAAACCAGGGACAAACATCCACCAATCAAGGCATTTGTGAGTTGGTATAAAGCAGGGGTcgccagactacggcccgcgggccagatgcggcccaattggcctcccaatccggcctgcgacgacccccgtcgcccgctgccgccgcccactcttacggcgcgcagcacaCTTCCAGATCAgggaaaagcgccaaaaatcgtttgtgtgcatgtgtatgggcctctcccgacccagaagaggtcatttctggtgcacttccgggtcgggggaaggctcatacgcatgcgcacaaacaattttcgccgatttttccgacctggaagcgcgccaccgcgccagtaagtgtgtgcgcgcgcacgcacacgggcgcgcactcccccgccctccggcccgctgcgcgcgcactcccctaccctccggcccgccgcccgatcggcacggcgggcatcagcccaaagccgggtaagtctggggacccctggtataaagcTTCCTAAGGAGCTtatctttcatatttttttttcagattAAAGGTATAACTGCAGGTGTTTGTAGAGAGACTGAGAATATGGGAGATAAAAACTCTGATGTTTCACATGTCATGACATTATCATTGTATCATACTTTATTAAGGGCTAACTCAGGGGTAACGGTTTTAAGACAATACTGCAGAATGA containing:
- the PPA1 gene encoding inorganic pyrophosphatase, which produces MASYSVEERGCPNSLGYRLFFKNNKGQYISPFHDIPIHPDARKDVFNMVVEIPRWTNAKMEIATKDPLNPIKQDVKKGKLRYVANVFPHKGYIWNYGAIPQTWEDPEHKDENTGCCGDNDPIDVCEIGNKVCSRGEIIKVKVLGVLALIDESETDWKIIAINTEDPDAAKLNNINDVRTLKPGYLEATVDWFRKYKVPDGKPENQFAFNGEFKDKDFSIKIIGDTHDYWKALVNNKTGGEICCTNATLPDSPCHCDQASAGATVGEAPACGPADPIPPEVDRWYFYEK